The bacterium genome segment GCGCTGCTTCATCGCCTCGCCCATCTGTCCACGCTCTTTGTCCCTACGGACAGAAGTCCTCCGGCGTTCTACGTCAGGTGGCGCGGACCCGCGGCGCCGGAGGGACTCCGCCCCGGCCTGCCAAATAGCGACACCGTTGAACGGGCAACCTCGAGGTCACGATGCGTCCGGCGCCCGGCCGGCCGGACCGCTGGCCGGGGTGCGGGTCATCGACGCATCCCGCATCCTGGCCGGGCCGTTCTGCGGCATGCTCCTCGGCGATCTGGGTGCGGACGTGGTCAAAGTCGAGCGTCCCGGGGCGGGGGACGAGACGCGCGCCTGGGGACCGCCGTTCGTCGAGGGCCCGGGCGGGACACGAGACGCGACCTACTACCTCTCGGTCAACCGCAACAAGCGGAGCCTCACCCTCAACCTCGGCGCCGATGCGGGGCGGGAGGTCCTCCGCCGTCTCGCACAGACCGCCGACGTCTTTCTCGAGAATTTCCGGCCCGGAACGCAGGCGGCCCTCGGCGCCGACTGGGACACGTTGTCGCGGCTCAACCGCCGTCTCATTTACTGCTCGGTGTCCGGATTCGGACCCGTGGGGCCCGATCGCGCGAAGCTTGGCTACGATCTGCTGATGCAGGGCGCCACGGGACTGATGTCCACGACGGGAGAGGCGGACGGTGCCCCCGTGAGGGTGGGGGTCGCCGTCATCGACCTGGCCACCGGGTCAACGGCTCTCGCCGGCATCCTGGCCGCGCTGTACTCGCGCGAGCGCACCGGGCACGGACAGCGAATCGACGCGTCGCTGCTGGCAGCGGGCGTGACCTGGATGACGTACGCGGCGCAAAGCTACTTCGCCACCGGCCAGCAGCCGGCCCCGTCGGGGTCGGGGCATCCCAACCTGGTGCCCTACCAGGCTTTTCGGGGATCCGACGGCCGCTGGTTTCTTGTCGCGGTGGGAACGGATGCGCAGTGGCGGCGGTTGTGCCGGACGCTCAGCCTGCCGCAGGGGACCGACGAGCGGTTCGCCACCAACGCGGGCCGGGTCGTGCACCGGGATGAACTCGTCACCGATCTCACGCGATGGTTCGCCGCGGCCCCGGCCGCCGCGTGGATCGATCGGCTGGAGTCCGCGGGAGTGCCCGCCGGCCCCGTGCGCGATCTGGCCGAGGTCTTCGCGGACGCCCAGGTGCAGGCGCTGGGCCTCGACGCCGCGCTGCCGCATCCGGCGTACGGATCGCTGCGCACCATCGGGACGCCGTTCGCGCTCTCGGACACGCCCGGGGCGCTCCGGCTCCCGCCGCCGCTCCTGGGCCAGCACACCGACGAGGTGCTCGCCGAACTCGGGTACAGCCGCGCCGATGTCGAGCGCTTGAGGGCGGCCGAGGTCGTCTAACGCCGCCGGCCTTGCGGCTCAGAAGCCCATGGTGTTGACCCGCGACGGTGCGATGCGGATCGTCACCCGCTTGTTCGGGGCGTCGGTGCTCGAATACGCGTACGGCCTGCCGTGGTACCGTTGCGACAGCCGGTCGATGTCCCGCGCACCGTTTTGGGTGTCGAAGGCGACCGCCTTGCCGTGAATCTGCACGTACTGATACGGGTTCTTACAGTCCACGATGGCGAGGGCCACGTCCGCGTTTTTCCGCATGTTGCGCAGCTTGACGCGCCCCTGCGACGTGTTGATGATGATATGTCCGTCTTCGTACAAGAACCAGACCGGCGTGGCCTGAAGTCTGTCGCGGGTCGAGCGGGTGGCCAGGACCGCGAAATTCGGCTTCTCGAGAAATTTCTGCACGGGTTCGGGTATGGGGGTTGGCAAACCGACCTCACCTCCGCGGAGCCGTTCACGACTTTGTGACCAGGCGGGTATATCCTTCACAGCGTCCAGGAGATGGTGAGATTCCTCACGCGGACGGGAGAGGGTTGACACGCACGTCATGGTCCCCCTACAATAGCGCGACATGGGCAACTTCTATCAAATTGGCGAAGCCTGTCAGCTCACCGGCCTTACCCCCCGCACACTTCATTATTATGACGAGATCGGGCTGCTCGTCCCCAGCGAGCGGCTGGCCGGCGGGCAACGGTTGTACACGGCGGCCGACCTCAAGCGCATCGAGGAAATCAAGGAACTCAAACGATTGCTGGGGTTGTCGCTCGCCGAGATCAAGCGGCTTCTCGACGCCGAGGACGCGCGCACACGCCACCTTGCCGCCGCCGAGCGGGCGGCCGACGCCGCGGCGCGCCGGCAGGAATTGGAGCAGGCGCTCGCCGTCACCGAAGCGCAGTGGCGGTCCGTGCAGGACAAAATCGCGCAGTTGAGCACGTTCGGGCGGAAACTCGAGCGGCAGGTCCGGGCTCTACGGCGCCTCGTCGCGGCGGGAATCGACCGTCACGGGCCCGTCGAGCGGGCGGGAGCGCAGACATGAGAACGAGAGTGTGGATCTGGGGCGCGGTGGTGGCCGGTGCCGTCATCGTCGCCGCCATCATGGCAAGCCGGGGGGCCCCGCCGGCGTCGCGCGGTCCCGCGGCGTCCCCGGCTGCGGGAAGACGCCCGGTGCCCGTCGTGGCCGTCAGTCATCCGCGGCGCGTGGCGCTGCCGCGGACGCTGCAGTTGACGGCCAGCATCACATCGCTGACGCAGGCTGTGATCTTTCCGAAGACCCTGGGGTACCTGCAGACCGTCACGGTGCGGCCCGGCGACGCCGTTCGCGCGGGGCAGGTCTTGGCGACGGTCGACCACGCGCAACTCGACGCGCAGGTGGCCCAGGCCCAGGCGACCTTGAGCGCGGCCGAGAACGCCGTCGAGACGGCGCGGGCGCAGGTCGCCGCGGCGCGGGCCCAGCGGGTGAACGCGGAAGCGGGTCTTACGAGCGCGCGCGCCGCCGTCGTCAAGGCAAACGCGCAGCTCGCCGACATGCGGGCCACGTACAATCGAACGGCCGACCTGGCCAGGCAGGGCGCGATCGCGCAGCAGAACCTCGACGACGCCCGGGCCGCGGTCGACTCCGCGCAAGCCACCGTGGACGCGTCGCGGGCGCAGGTCGCCCAGGCGCAGGCGCAGGTTGACGCCGCCCGAGAACAGGAAGCCGCCGCCCGTTCGCAGGTGAAGACGCAGCAGGCTCAGGCGGCGACGCAGGCGGCCGCGCTCGAGAACACACGTCTCCAGCTCCAATACGCGACCATCGTCGCGCCGTTCGACGGCGTCGTCGTCAGCCGCCAACTCGATCCAGGGGCCTACGTCACCCCGGGCACGTCGACGTCGATCCTGACCATCGCCGACCTGAACCACCTCGATGTCGTCTTGAACGCCGGGGAAGAGGTGCTGCCGATGCTTCATAAAGGCGACCCGGTCCGGATTGCCGTGGACGCCTATCCCGGGCGCGTCTTCAGCGGCGTCGTCAATCGCATCGCCGGCGGCGTCGACCCGACGACCCGGACGGTGCAGGTGGAGGTGGACATCCCCAATCCCGGCAACCTTCTGCGGCCGGGTATGTACGCCACCACGCAACTGTCGGCCGGCGCGCGGCGGGCCCTCGTCGTCCCGCTCTCCGCGCTGCAAAGCGCCGGCACGCAGCACTACGTCTGGACCGTCGAGCACGGCACCGTGAGCGAGCAGCCCGTCACCGTCGGGGAGGCAACCGGCGAAGTCGTGGAGGTCACCGGCGGGCTCGCGCCCGGCGACACGATCGTCGTCCGCGGCGCCGATCTTCTGCGCCAGGGACAGCAGGTTCGGACGGCCCCGGCCTCGGCGGCGGGGACGCCGTGACGCCGGATTAAGGCGACCGGAGGAGAGCCGTGTTCCTGACCCGCGGCGCCACCCGCAACCCGGTCATGGTGTTCATGGCCTGCATCGCCGTCGTGGTGCTGAGCGTGATCGCCCTCCAGCGCCTGCCGCGCGACCTGTTTCCCCGGATCACGATCCCGACGATCCTGGTGAACGCGACGTACTCCGGGGCGAGCCCGGAGACGATGGAGCGAACCGTCACCTATCCGCTCGAGCAGGCGGTCACGCGGGTGGCGGGCGTCCAGCAGATCTTGTCGACGACCCGGACCGGGAGCAGCAGCATCCAGGTCTGGTTCGACTGGGGCACGGACCTCAACATCGCCGAGGTCGAGGTCATCCAGAACGTCCAGCGGGTGATGCGGAGCCTGCCGACCGGCGTGTCGCAGCCGTTCGTGCTCAAGTTCGACATCTCGAACATCCCGGTCGCCCAGGTGGTCGTGGGCGGCGGCGGGCTCGACGCGCGGCAGCTGTACGACCTCGGGTACAACACGATCCAGCCGCAGCTCGAGCGCATCCCCGGTGTCTCGACGGCGTTCGTCAACGGGGGCCTCGTCCGCCAGTTCAGCGTGAACGTGGATCCCAACAGGCTGGTGGCCACCGGGCTCACGCTCCAGAACGTGATCACGGGGATCAGCAAGTACAACGCCCTGGTCCCGTCCGGCGACATTAAGAACAACCGGATCGACTATCAGCTCAATGTCCCGAGTCTGCTGCAGAGCGTTCCCGCGATTCAGAACGTCGTCCTGGCCACGCACAACGGAATTCCGGTCCACGTGCGCGACATCGCGCAGGTGCAGGATGCCGCGGCCGACCAGACGCAGATCGTGCGCATCAACGGCAGGCCGGGCGTGCTCATGTTCGTGGCCCGGTCGCCGGACGCCAA includes the following:
- a CDS encoding CoA transferase produces the protein MRVIDASRILAGPFCGMLLGDLGADVVKVERPGAGDETRAWGPPFVEGPGGTRDATYYLSVNRNKRSLTLNLGADAGREVLRRLAQTADVFLENFRPGTQAALGADWDTLSRLNRRLIYCSVSGFGPVGPDRAKLGYDLLMQGATGLMSTTGEADGAPVRVGVAVIDLATGSTALAGILAALYSRERTGHGQRIDASLLAAGVTWMTYAAQSYFATGQQPAPSGSGHPNLVPYQAFRGSDGRWFLVAVGTDAQWRRLCRTLSLPQGTDERFATNAGRVVHRDELVTDLTRWFAAAPAAAWIDRLESAGVPAGPVRDLAEVFADAQVQALGLDAALPHPAYGSLRTIGTPFALSDTPGALRLPPPLLGQHTDEVLAELGYSRADVERLRAAEVV
- a CDS encoding PPOX class F420-dependent oxidoreductase, with the translated sequence MPTPIPEPVQKFLEKPNFAVLATRSTRDRLQATPVWFLYEDGHIIINTSQGRVKLRNMRKNADVALAIVDCKNPYQYVQIHGKAVAFDTQNGARDIDRLSQRYHGRPYAYSSTDAPNKRVTIRIAPSRVNTMGF
- a CDS encoding MerR family transcriptional regulator, producing MGNFYQIGEACQLTGLTPRTLHYYDEIGLLVPSERLAGGQRLYTAADLKRIEEIKELKRLLGLSLAEIKRLLDAEDARTRHLAAAERAADAAARRQELEQALAVTEAQWRSVQDKIAQLSTFGRKLERQVRALRRLVAAGIDRHGPVERAGAQT
- a CDS encoding efflux RND transporter periplasmic adaptor subunit — protein: MRTRVWIWGAVVAGAVIVAAIMASRGAPPASRGPAASPAAGRRPVPVVAVSHPRRVALPRTLQLTASITSLTQAVIFPKTLGYLQTVTVRPGDAVRAGQVLATVDHAQLDAQVAQAQATLSAAENAVETARAQVAAARAQRVNAEAGLTSARAAVVKANAQLADMRATYNRTADLARQGAIAQQNLDDARAAVDSAQATVDASRAQVAQAQAQVDAAREQEAAARSQVKTQQAQAATQAAALENTRLQLQYATIVAPFDGVVVSRQLDPGAYVTPGTSTSILTIADLNHLDVVLNAGEEVLPMLHKGDPVRIAVDAYPGRVFSGVVNRIAGGVDPTTRTVQVEVDIPNPGNLLRPGMYATTQLSAGARRALVVPLSALQSAGTQHYVWTVEHGTVSEQPVTVGEATGEVVEVTGGLAPGDTIVVRGADLLRQGQQVRTAPASAAGTP